Sequence from the Rutidosis leptorrhynchoides isolate AG116_Rl617_1_P2 chromosome 3, CSIRO_AGI_Rlap_v1, whole genome shotgun sequence genome:
GCATAGTCTATGATatgatgaaaaaaaaaatgaatatatatacactAGGTTACAACTTACCCCCGCGAATAAATATTGTTACAGCCCTTGAGTTTGCACAATGCTCAATATAAAGCATCCGATCTTTAGTGGTACCAAATGCCTTTTCTCTAACCAAACCAGCCTGTCCATAAAAAGAaaaagtaatgataatgatatataacGAAATGAAAAAGTAAAAATAAATGTCAACAATCACATGTTAAGTAGAAGTGATATCACCTGTCACAGCATGAACACACACAGGCTTAAAAATGGTATAAAAATGAATGACAAAACAAGAGCTAAAAATTACCTTTCCTAATTTGTCAGGTGTAAGTTCCTGAAACCTCGGAACAATTCTTCCACCTGCACAAgacaaaattgaaaaataaaaataaatgaagCGGTTACCATTTTAAACCTGTAGTCACATTATATATAAACCAATCTTTGTTATAATAAGATGATAAAAAATAAGCACAGACCAGTTGCTATTGCTATAAGCTCCAATTCTACGCCACCAACCCATCTGACAGCTGGCAAGTTTCTATGCATCAATAAGTGATTTGCTTCATCGTCAAATCCCCATTGACATATCACCAAAGTTGCCCCTACATCCTGAAAATATAATAAAACTGCATCACTCACCACATAGACAAACATCTAAAAAATTGTTCTTTAACATTGCAATATCAACTAACCTTGCATTGTTGAACCATATCATCAAAGTACTTCTGCTCTTGCTTACGTAAAGTTTGGAACTTTTCAACCGTATCAATGTCAACCTTATGCTTTGTCTTGGGCTTTGGTGGCTCAAATGGGCAAGTCAAAATGGCAATTTTTGCATCGTTTATTTCCTTTGGCATTTGTGGATGACTCATATCTTTATCAACAAGTATTCCGTAAATAAGTTCGGTATCCTCCAATTTGCCACCTACTTTCCCCTCCACTTTAATAAGATCCAAATTAACATCTTTCCTCTCTAAATCAGCAACTGCCATAACTGCCTTCACAGCTATCTCAGCCAAGCTACGTTTGCACCGGTTAACACTGAGAAAATATACCACAATTAGATTAAACAGTGCagtaatatttaaaataaatataaatattaataaaggaAATCATACATACATTTTAGAGGACAAGGTAGTCATGCAAGTTTGAACCAAAGGTTCTATATTTGTGGTGCTGAAATCAAACTTATCTGCTATACGTTCTAGATGATCAACAGCAATCCTTGAAGATATTTCAAATCCCTCTGCAACACGAATCGAATGAATTCCACGTTCTAACAGCTTCTCTGCTTGTTCTAATAGTGCCCCAGCCATAACAACTACACCAGTTGTACCGTCACCAATCTCATAGTCTTGACTTCGTGAAAGTTCAACCATAAGTTTTCCAATTTGATTGTCAACATCCATTTGCTCCAATATTGTTGCACCATCATTTGCTAAAGAAGAAAATATGTTAAACTAAACGATGATTCTATAGTCGATTCTAACTTAGAGTCTATAAAATTAAACTCGATGGCATTGAAGTACTCCAAGTATATATGTACACtctcaaaatcataaatttagtGTTTCTAAATGTAAAGTAATATATTACCAGAATTCTATTGTACGTATCCTACTTGAAAACTAACTATTGTATGTATTGAACTTCAGTTATTACTATCACAATTATCCGGTTACTTTTTCATCACATATATGATTTTGTTGTTGAATTGGCAACCATATAAAATGTCACATCTTCAAAACACTATTTCAAGAGTCAGAAGAAGCCATATACATACACTTTTTTAAGGGcaataaatatacatacatacacttaAAACAACAGATAGCTGAATACATGTAATAGCCTGATTTAAAGTTTAAAACAAACAATTTAAATTTCAGGTAAACCTACATACATAAATAAAGCTCTAGAACCCTATCAAATAATATAAGATCCAAACGCAATCAAACCAAACAAATACCTAATAATATACCAACACATAAACCAAAATCACAACATTATATTCTATACTAATCACACGCATagtaaacaaaaaatataaatgtataaacatatataatgAAATATAGGAATTAGTATATATACTGATAGTGATATCGCCATCGGGACTCTGAAGCATCTTGTCCATGCCTTTAGGGCCAAGAGATGTACGGAGGATGCGAGAAACTGCAACGCCGGCGGCGATGTTAGCTTTTTGAGCATCTATACCTCTTAATCTACTTTTGCTTTCTTGTTCACGCAGTATGATGAACGGCCGCCCGTATTCATCGAACGCTAGCGCCATTTTCGTGAATATgtgacctaattagggttttagatCGATAAAATGAAATCGAGTGAAAATGGAATGTGAGATCGGCACACAGAGGGACTGTGTTTGTGCGCGCGCTAGAAGTATCTGGTGTTTGCCCTAGAAATTTAAGGGTATTGATTTGTACAGACATACAtaaccatattaatattaatattaatattttgaaCTATTTTACCCTCCTAGTTATGTATGGGTAAAATGATAGTGTATGATTGTGAAGGATAAAatggttcaaaatattaatttggtTATGTAGGGCTAAAAGTAATTTGTGTACGAATCAGCACCCGAAATTTAAACCCTTGGCGTGGGTTCAAACTACCCGTAAGTTATATTCGGGCCAGGTCGATTTCTACAAAACTTAGCAGGGTGTTAAAATTTTGGAAAAATATATGAAAATGGATTGAACTTTCACCAAATATGCATTCACTAGATCTACTACTGTATGCATTTAACCTATTATAACAGGTAACTTCTAGGTCACCACAATTACAAAATTACATCCTTGGTCCCTCATGTTGTCAAATATTACATCAATTGTTTTTCTAGATAAAATTACATCGTTGATCTAAGTGTGATTTTTGATCTTCTTTCATTTTCTACCCTTCTTCATCTTCTTTCATTTTCATCCATTTTCATCTTCTTGGGTTCAAAAATGCTTCTGGTAAATTTCAAAAAATCTCTTTCAGATTCAAAACCATGTTTTTCTAAGTGTGATTATAGAGTATTATAGAGTTAACTGTATATTAATATAATGTATGTATTACTCcgtgtaattataattatacttttGTTTATTAAATAAGTTTTACACATAAAATCACTTTCGCCCCTTCAAGAAATATATTCAAGTTCCGCCACAGATGGTAATGGTGACTGTCTTTTTAAGAAGATTGGGCAAGACATAATTAGTGACGTGGTTGAGGCTTTTGAACACCATGGAAGACGTATCCAAAATTATAATTAGAATCATAAAATCAATGTACCTCAGATTTTTTAGTTGGTAAAGAAGTTGATTTTACGATTCTTTATATAATCTTGGAAAAAAGTTGGAAAAAAGGATGGAAATGAAAGAGGATGAAGAAGGGTAGAAGATGAAAGAATGTGAAGAAAGGTGAAGAAGGATCAACGATGTAATTTTGTCTAGAAAAAATAATTGATGTAATATTTGACAAACGTGAGGGACCAAAGATGTAATTTTGAAATTGTGGTGACCTAAAAGTTACCTGCTATAATaggttaaatgcatacaatagcagaaatttaaaagttgaatgcatacaatatgaGATCTAAAAAttggatgcatacaatagaaatttggtgaaagttcaatgcattttcatatACTTTTCCCTTAAAATTCGTATGATTTTTCTTTTTTGAAAAAACTACTGGTGAGCAAAAAATCACATTAACCAAACTGTAATTATATTAACCGATAATACCGCACCAAAATAACCAAATCAAATGGATAACGGCTTGTTTGGTTAACACTTTTGAATTAACTGCACTTTGTGGGTCGGTTATGGAAATAATAGGTACTCGCACCGAATTAACCGCACCCGCAccatttaatattttatatatgatCATTTTTATGGAAGATGATCAACATGTTAAAATATTAAACCTTGTAGATCAATGTGTAACAATATTTTGACTTTTAAGTTAGGAAAAGTTAAGCATACATATAAATTATGCAAAACGGAAACACATCAATGAAAGACACTTTGATCTATGACTCTCGAATAGAGGGAGAATAAAGTTTGAAAGAaagtttatttattaaaaaatttaTGTGAACTTATGTTTTGTCTAATTATTTATTGTCTTTTGCATCAATTTGAAGTGTAAAAACGACATTGATTTACTCTTATTTTTTATTAGAAATATGAGACAATGACCTAGTCTCATACTAAAATGTTATTTATGTAGTATAGAaacagacatattaaattaattttTTTCCGTAAATGGTTAACCAAATTAACCATTTTAAAATTAATCGTTAATCAAATTAACGAAACCGCTTTTAACCGCACCCAAAGGTTAAAAAAATTAGTTAACCCCAATAACGATTATGGGTGTGGTTTTGGCCTCAACTTGCCCCAACCCCTCACCCCTAGGAAAAACTAAACTTTTCATAAACTAACGCACCTCATCTTTTGGATAAAGGTGAAAGCAAGACAAGATACAAATGAACCGAGCACTACACGAACAGCACACAAAATCAAACTACTGACAAAATCACTTCAAAACTACCAAAGTAAAGTAAAAGAAAAATTGACAATTGGAACGAAATTCACACTAACAAACCCAAATTAAGGGAAAAACTACACCGACTACTAAAAAACAAAACATAACAACCAACCCACCCGGAGGAAACCAAAGAAACCAAATCGAAGTGTTTCAACATAGAATTTTCTCATCTCCTCGCCATGGACCTTCCTAGGCCTGTTAGTTTTATTTTTGATAGAAAAATGATATGGTTACTTGTCCCACATTGGTGGATGGAATAAATAAGGAGTAAACTCCCTAGGTGAGAATGTTAACATCAAAACACTAGGTATTGATGATAAACTAGTTTGCAAATCATTCTCATTTATGAACGTTGTGAAAATAAGCATTTATACATTTGCAAAAATGTTTCcaccaaaagagggtgagaatgtgaaTGA
This genomic interval carries:
- the LOC139897635 gene encoding T-complex protein 1 subunit epsilon-like, giving the protein MALAFDEYGRPFIILREQESKSRLRGIDAQKANIAAGVAVSRILRTSLGPKGMDKMLQSPDGDITITNDGATILEQMDVDNQIGKLMVELSRSQDYEIGDGTTGVVVMAGALLEQAEKLLERGIHSIRVAEGFEISSRIAVDHLERIADKFDFSTTNIEPLVQTCMTTLSSKIVNRCKRSLAEIAVKAVMAVADLERKDVNLDLIKVEGKVGGKLEDTELIYGILVDKDMSHPQMPKEINDAKIAILTCPFEPPKPKTKHKVDIDTVEKFQTLRKQEQKYFDDMVQQCKDVGATLVICQWGFDDEANHLLMHRNLPAVRWVGGVELELIAIATGGRIVPRFQELTPDKLGKAGLVREKAFGTTKDRMLYIEHCANSRAVTIFIRGGNKMMIEETKRSLHDALCVARNLIRNDSIVYGGGAAEISCSIAVEAAADKYPGVEQYAIRAFADALDAVPMALAENSGLQPIETLSAVKAQQIKENNHCCGIDCNDTGTNDMRDQNVFETLIGKQQQILLATQVVKMILKIDDVISPSEY